From one Paenibacillus sp. FSL K6-1330 genomic stretch:
- a CDS encoding DUF1048 domain-containing protein: MLEMFKKMIGDKKEYKMMMARVEALPEDYQFVFKKIQNYMWNFSAGNGMDMLHMQYELIELFEAGAAEGRQVLEITGEDVASFADELVANAKTYVAKYREDLNQSIMNRLGKK; this comes from the coding sequence ATGTTGGAAATGTTCAAAAAAATGATTGGTGATAAAAAAGAGTACAAAATGATGATGGCACGGGTTGAAGCCCTGCCTGAGGACTACCAGTTTGTATTTAAGAAAATTCAAAACTACATGTGGAATTTCTCAGCGGGCAACGGGATGGATATGCTGCACATGCAGTATGAATTAATCGAGTTGTTCGAAGCCGGAGCAGCTGAAGGCAGACAAGTGCTGGAAATCACCGGGGAAGACGTGGCGTCCTTTGCTGACGAACTAGTAGCAAACGCTAAAACCTATGTAGCCAAGTATCGGGAAGATTTGAATCAGAGTATCATGAACCGATTGGGTAAAAAATAA